A genome region from Colwellia sp. Arc7-D includes the following:
- a CDS encoding MAPEG family protein gives MVTLSLTGFYASLLGLLYIGLSINIIRVRLSAKIGIGTSGNETLAKRVRIHGNFSEYVPLALILLGCYEVNGASALMLHILGGALLLARLSHAIGLSKTIGSSKPRQIGVLVTFLVLLVLSIENIRLFMLA, from the coding sequence ATGGTAACGCTTTCATTAACTGGTTTTTATGCCAGTTTATTAGGACTTTTATATATAGGATTATCTATAAATATTATTCGCGTACGTTTGAGTGCGAAAATTGGCATTGGTACCAGTGGCAATGAAACTTTAGCCAAGCGGGTACGAATTCATGGTAACTTCTCAGAATATGTTCCACTAGCATTAATATTACTAGGTTGTTACGAAGTAAATGGCGCATCTGCTTTGATGTTACATATATTAGGTGGTGCGTTATTGCTAGCTCGTTTGTCGCACGCTATAGGTTTAAGTAAAACGATTGGCAGTTCAAAACCACGCCAAATTGGTGTGCTTGTAACATTCCTTGTGCTATTAGTTTTATCGATAGAGAATATTCGTTTATTTATGCTTGCTTAA
- a CDS encoding GNAT family N-acetyltransferase codes for MLTDNMWKNKTFSELTTDELYDLLKLRIDIFVVEQTCFYPDLDNHDRHPLTQHLFCYQKGVMTAYLRILPKGLTYTDYISIGRVVIAPCARGTGLGHELMRVALALCLTDFPNDTVKISAQEHLEKYYNQHGFERVSDMYLEDDIPHIAMLKIR; via the coding sequence ATGCTTACAGATAACATGTGGAAAAATAAAACTTTCTCAGAGCTAACTACTGATGAACTCTACGATTTACTTAAACTACGAATTGATATCTTTGTTGTTGAGCAAACCTGCTTTTATCCTGACTTAGACAATCACGACCGCCACCCATTAACCCAACACTTATTTTGTTATCAAAAAGGTGTTATGACCGCTTACCTGCGTATTCTCCCTAAAGGGTTAACTTATACAGATTACATTAGTATTGGCCGAGTGGTAATCGCTCCATGTGCTCGTGGTACAGGGCTTGGTCATGAATTAATGCGCGTAGCTTTAGCACTGTGCTTAACAGACTTTCCAAATGATACTGTAAAAATATCAGCGCAAGAGCATTTAGAAAAATACTACAATCAGCATGGATTTGAACGTGTGAGTGATATGTATTTAGAAGATGATATTCCGCATATCGCTATGTTGAAAATACGCTAA
- the adk gene encoding adenylate kinase — MRIILLGAPGAGKGTQAQFLMAKFGIPQISTGDMLRAAIKAGTDLGKKAKAVMDAGQLVSDELIIGLVKERIAQDDCKAGFLLDGFPRTIPQADAMKENGVAVDHVIEFDVPDEVIVERMAGRRVHAGSGRVYHIVYNPPKVEGKDDVSGDDLAVRPDDEEATVRKRLGIYHEQTKPLVAYYQAEAKADACAYLTIDGTQPVEQVSALLDEKLS, encoded by the coding sequence ATGCGCATTATTTTATTAGGTGCACCTGGTGCCGGTAAGGGTACTCAAGCACAATTCTTAATGGCTAAATTTGGCATTCCGCAAATCTCTACCGGTGATATGCTTCGCGCTGCAATTAAAGCAGGCACTGATCTTGGTAAAAAAGCTAAAGCAGTAATGGACGCAGGTCAGCTCGTTTCTGATGAATTAATTATTGGTTTAGTTAAAGAACGTATTGCTCAAGATGATTGTAAAGCAGGTTTCTTACTTGATGGTTTTCCACGCACTATACCACAAGCTGACGCGATGAAAGAGAATGGCGTTGCTGTTGATCATGTTATTGAATTTGACGTGCCAGATGAAGTGATTGTTGAACGTATGGCTGGACGTCGTGTTCATGCTGGTTCAGGTCGTGTTTATCATATCGTTTATAATCCACCAAAAGTGGAAGGTAAAGATGATGTATCTGGTGATGACTTAGCTGTTCGTCCAGATGATGAAGAAGCCACTGTTCGTAAGCGTTTAGGTATTTACCATGAACAAACTAAACCACTCGTTGCCTACTACCAAGCTGAAGCTAAAGCAGATGCTTGTGCTTATTTAACTATTGACGGTACTCAACCCGTTGAACAAGTTAGCGCATTGTTAGATGAAAAATTATCTTAA
- a CDS encoding EAL domain-containing protein: MIAKIKHRSIENKILLTASAAAVFGFIPILFFSIIAQDITEIALSLTGMITIFIIFLGVLLTNKKNITKFFSYSLAVFSQIIILVAVELKGEQLIYWTFPVIVASFYLLPTLTASIFNGVLITSICYITHQQLDSFILVRIIVTMILTNVFASAFSVFMQNKNRQLSQSDNLNKLRNNILELIASSAPLSQILPAIINGIEKEHTEMLCSILLIDNTGEHLMLGAAPSLPDFYNQAVDGVQIGKGNGSCGTAAFTKERVIVSDISSHPYWVPWAEIAKKAQLGACWSQPIIDSKGELIGTFAIYHRKKSTPKKADFALIEQISNLVRIAIERDSADKTIWHQANFDNLTQLPNRNLLKEHLTLALENAKRDKKQLTIAMLDIDNFKDINDSLGHNVGDELLIESAKRIKSCIRANDIVARLGGDEFIIVLLGTTTAKDIDNIGQNLLTTFAQPYTINEQSVHCTASIGIASYPDDAIDINSLLRNADQAMYNAKNQGRNSIHFFTENMRTDFLKRMEIIKDLRTAITQQQFHMVYQPIVNLSNNKVIKAEALIRWQHPEKGLISPLDFIPIAESTGLIVEISEWIFNEVTEKVKYWREAYCQELMISINTSPVQYKNQGEQISAWVNSLEERNISPKAIAIEITENLLMENQAEVVSVLEQIRKKGVALSIDDFGTGYCSFSYLKNYTIDYLKIDKSFVQNMSADNEDSALCEAIIVMASKLNIDVIAEGIETEQQKQFLIQAGCLYGQGFLLAKPMSDIDFEQLLINEKSC, from the coding sequence ATGATAGCTAAAATTAAACATCGCTCTATAGAAAACAAAATCCTATTAACCGCTAGCGCTGCAGCTGTCTTTGGTTTTATCCCCATTCTATTTTTTAGCATAATCGCTCAAGATATCACAGAAATAGCCCTGTCATTAACAGGTATGATAACGATATTTATTATTTTTTTGGGTGTTTTACTCACCAATAAAAAAAATATAACAAAATTTTTTAGTTACTCACTTGCGGTGTTTTCTCAAATCATCATTTTAGTTGCTGTTGAACTCAAAGGTGAACAATTAATTTATTGGACTTTTCCGGTGATAGTAGCGAGTTTTTACTTACTACCCACTTTGACAGCTAGTATTTTTAATGGCGTTTTAATTACCAGTATCTGCTATATAACTCATCAACAACTTGATAGTTTTATACTGGTTAGAATCATTGTAACCATGATATTAACCAATGTTTTTGCATCTGCTTTTTCTGTATTTATGCAGAATAAAAATCGACAATTATCCCAAAGTGACAATTTAAATAAACTGCGTAATAATATTCTTGAATTAATTGCCAGCTCAGCCCCTCTATCACAAATACTACCTGCTATTATAAATGGCATTGAAAAAGAGCATACTGAAATGTTGTGCAGTATTTTACTAATCGATAATACGGGTGAACATTTAATGCTAGGAGCTGCGCCAAGTTTACCTGACTTTTATAATCAAGCGGTCGACGGTGTTCAAATAGGTAAAGGAAATGGTTCATGCGGTACAGCAGCGTTCACCAAAGAAAGAGTTATTGTTAGCGATATATCAAGCCATCCTTATTGGGTTCCATGGGCTGAAATAGCTAAAAAAGCTCAATTAGGTGCCTGTTGGTCACAGCCTATTATCGATAGTAAAGGTGAATTAATTGGTACATTTGCAATTTATCATCGTAAAAAATCCACACCAAAAAAAGCAGATTTCGCCCTAATTGAACAAATATCAAACCTTGTACGTATCGCCATTGAGCGAGATAGTGCGGATAAAACTATATGGCATCAAGCCAACTTTGATAACTTGACACAATTACCTAACCGTAACTTATTAAAGGAACACCTAACTTTAGCGCTTGAGAACGCTAAACGAGATAAAAAACAACTAACCATTGCCATGTTAGACATCGACAACTTTAAAGATATAAATGACTCTCTTGGTCATAATGTTGGCGACGAATTATTAATTGAAAGTGCAAAACGTATAAAAAGTTGTATTAGAGCAAATGATATTGTTGCGCGATTAGGTGGTGATGAATTTATTATAGTGTTACTGGGAACCACTACTGCAAAAGATATAGATAACATTGGGCAAAATTTATTAACCACGTTTGCACAACCCTACACCATTAATGAGCAAAGTGTTCATTGCACAGCCAGTATAGGTATTGCCAGTTATCCCGATGATGCTATAGACATTAATTCACTGTTAAGAAATGCTGATCAAGCAATGTACAACGCTAAAAATCAAGGTCGCAATAGCATTCACTTCTTTACTGAAAATATGCGCACTGACTTTCTAAAGCGCATGGAAATAATAAAAGATTTACGCACGGCTATAACACAACAACAATTTCATATGGTCTATCAACCCATTGTTAACTTATCGAACAATAAAGTAATTAAAGCTGAAGCGCTTATTCGTTGGCAGCACCCTGAAAAAGGCTTAATTTCCCCGCTAGATTTTATCCCGATTGCTGAATCAACAGGGTTAATCGTAGAGATCAGTGAATGGATATTTAATGAAGTCACTGAAAAAGTTAAATACTGGCGCGAGGCATATTGCCAGGAGTTAATGATCAGTATAAATACTTCACCAGTACAATATAAAAATCAAGGAGAGCAAATAAGTGCTTGGGTCAATTCTCTAGAAGAGCGAAACATTTCTCCTAAAGCGATTGCCATTGAAATAACTGAAAATTTGTTAATGGAAAATCAAGCTGAAGTCGTTAGCGTGCTTGAGCAAATTCGTAAAAAAGGTGTTGCGCTTTCCATTGATGATTTTGGCACTGGCTATTGCTCATTTTCATACCTTAAAAACTATACGATTGATTACCTGAAAATTGATAAAAGTTTTGTACAAAATATGTCAGCAGATAATGAAGATTCTGCGTTATGTGAAGCGATAATTGTCATGGCAAGTAAGCTAAATATTGATGTTATTGCAGAAGGAATTGAAACTGAGCAACAAAAACAATTCCTAATACAGGCAGGCTGCCTTTACGGTCAAGGTTTCTTATTAGCTAAGCCAATGTCAGATATTGATTTTGAACAATTACTGATCAACGAAAAATCCTGCTAA
- the hisIE gene encoding bifunctional phosphoribosyl-AMP cyclohydrolase/phosphoribosyl-ATP diphosphatase HisIE — MLITNDNISQLAWDKMSGMIPAIIQHQDTGAVLMQGYMNVEALEKTLSTGLATFYSRAKQALWCKGETSGNFLKVSQVVTDCDQDSLLIACRPQGPTCHLGTESCFPEQKISQQNFLSHLEQVIASRKNDAPEDSYTAHLFSRGTTKMAQKVGEEGVEVALAAVAETKEDLLGECADLFYHTIVLLQDQNIDLSEVMAVLASRHSKK; from the coding sequence ATGCTAATTACAAATGACAATATTAGCCAATTGGCATGGGATAAAATGTCGGGCATGATCCCAGCAATTATTCAGCACCAAGATACTGGTGCGGTGTTAATGCAAGGCTATATGAATGTTGAAGCCTTAGAGAAAACGTTAAGTACAGGTTTAGCCACTTTTTATAGCCGCGCGAAACAAGCATTATGGTGTAAAGGCGAAACAAGCGGTAACTTTTTGAAAGTGAGTCAAGTGGTAACTGACTGCGATCAAGACAGCTTATTAATTGCCTGTCGTCCGCAAGGGCCTACTTGTCACCTTGGTACAGAATCTTGTTTCCCTGAGCAAAAAATTAGCCAACAAAATTTTCTAAGCCACCTTGAGCAAGTTATCGCCAGTCGCAAAAATGACGCCCCTGAAGACAGCTATACTGCGCACTTATTTTCACGTGGTACCACCAAAATGGCGCAAAAAGTAGGTGAAGAAGGTGTTGAAGTTGCCTTAGCAGCAGTGGCAGAAACTAAAGAAGATTTATTAGGTGAGTGTGCCGATTTGTTCTATCACACAATCGTATTGCTGCAAGATCAGAACATTGATTTAAGCGAAGTAATGGCAGTATTAGCTTCTAGACATTCAAAGAAGTAA
- the msrA gene encoding peptide-methionine (S)-S-oxide reductase MsrA — MKKILSLVLTSSILLYASLGHTNETKKAILAGGCFWCMESDFEKLTGVTDVVSGFTGGKIKNPTYNGDHTGHYEAVEITYDPNIVSYQAILDHYWVNIDPFDAKGQFCDKGPSYLSAIFVANEQERRLAEQTRTAVKAEFPNQTVVTPILNTSTFYPIKGEESYHQDYYKNNPIRYNTYRWRCGRDSRLEEIWGDRASH; from the coding sequence ATGAAAAAAATATTAAGCTTAGTTTTAACCTCATCAATACTTTTGTATGCATCGCTGGGTCATACAAATGAAACCAAAAAAGCCATTTTAGCTGGCGGTTGTTTTTGGTGCATGGAATCAGACTTCGAAAAACTCACCGGCGTTACTGATGTTGTATCAGGCTTTACAGGTGGAAAAATTAAAAATCCAACCTACAACGGGGATCATACCGGTCATTATGAAGCAGTCGAAATAACTTACGATCCAAATATAGTAAGCTACCAAGCTATACTTGATCATTACTGGGTAAATATTGACCCTTTTGATGCTAAAGGCCAATTTTGTGATAAAGGACCGAGTTACCTAAGTGCTATTTTTGTAGCTAACGAGCAAGAGCGTCGACTCGCTGAACAAACAAGAACAGCTGTCAAAGCAGAGTTTCCTAATCAAACGGTTGTTACGCCTATTTTAAACACCAGTACTTTTTATCCCATTAAAGGAGAGGAAAGCTATCATCAAGATTATTATAAGAACAACCCTATACGTTACAACACTTATCGTTGGAGATGTGGTCGAGATAGTCGTTTAGAAGAAATCTGGGGAGATAGAGCAAGCCATTAA